Proteins encoded by one window of Lathyrus oleraceus cultivar Zhongwan6 chromosome 1, CAAS_Psat_ZW6_1.0, whole genome shotgun sequence:
- the LOC127091898 gene encoding uncharacterized protein LOC127091898, with protein MTSYRVSTSELEKLKKQLEDLLEKKFVQPSALKENHLYAKFFRMRVMVKGSEFPWSYDSSGGIVVDLSNIDDVLQWETLNIVVNSIDSKGLSLCWDVHCEKSFQELKKKLMFAPILISMDPSESFVVYCDASKMGLGDLPKTSKGCDSIWVIVYRLTKSAHFVPMMINYPLQKLDELYIAEAVKLNGNPSSIVSDRDLRFTSRFWESL; from the exons ATGACTTCTTATAGGGTGTCTACTTCAGAGTTGGAGAAATTAAAGAAGCAACTAGAAGatttgcttgagaagaagtttgttcaACCAAGT GCATTGAAAGAGAACCATTTGTATGCAAAGTTTTTCCGAATGAGAGTTATGGTTaaaggaagtgagtttccttggtcatatgattctagtggtggtatagttGTGGATCTATCGAATATAGATGACGTGTTACaatgggagactctgaa CATTGTCGTTAACTCAATTGACTCGAAAGGGCTAAGCCTATGTTGGGATGTACATTGTGAAAAGagtttccaagaactcaagaagaagttgatgtTTGCTCCAATTTTGATTTCGATGGATCCAAGTGAATCCTTTgttgtatattgtgatgcttcaaAGATGGGTCTGGGAG ATTTACCTAAGACTTCAAAGGGGTGCGATTCGATTTGGGTGATTGTGTATAGATTGACCAAATCGGCTCATTTTGTACCGATGATGATCAATTATCCTTTGCAGAAGCTAGATGAATTGTATATTGCTGAGGCTGTGAAGCTAAATGGTAATCCTTCAAGTATTGTGTCAGATAGAGATCTGAGATTTACATCGAGGTTTTGGGAGAGTCTGTAG
- the LOC127115918 gene encoding uncharacterized protein LOC127115918 has translation MKKNNPMMQRLVDHVLVVTKESVKAVTCESLNNIVRIINGISALLLALLPGNAKILEGIHGWELRPTFRGPRFPRWMENGASSFNQFIHELSMDSDNSSLEYSSSGEEDIDRYECPPSPASHSSRASEAAFARNSRHQMNWIQYILLWILLPVKFLMRIPLRLLHLAYFVVLKVLHISREKRPSHLHAYRRVQSIKDQFIHRATDRRRGIVEDLHLGIEICIETVFDVVRKGAHLLLSPTKAFGALFRLFWSHESGNEEFRYSAEDASTSTSTLGDGDPASSERKINYQSLNTEARTCQDVITDLGYPYEAIHVITADGYILLLERIPRRDAKKAVFLQHGVFDSSMGWVSNGVVGSPAFAAYDQGYDVFLGNFRGLVSREHVNKNISSRQYWQYSVNEHATEDIPAMIEKIDEVKTAELKLSKPDIEEETDDDQLYKLCAISHSLGGAAMIMYIVTRRIEEKPHRLSRLILLSPAGFHDDSNIVFSMAEILLTIAAPVLSHVVPAFYIPTRFFRMLVFKLARDLHNLPAVGGLVQTLMSYVVGGDSSNWVGVLGLPHYNMNDMPGVSFRVALHLAQIKRVGRFRMFDYGSASANRQVYGSPEPLDLGKHYGLIDIPVDLVSGHKDKVIRPSMVKRHYRLMKNAGVNVSYNEFEYAHLDFTFSHREELLSYVMSRMLLVDQNSKYHRD, from the exons ATGAAAAAAAATAACCCCATGATGCAACGTTTGGTTGATCATGTCCTCGTCGTCACTAAAGA GTCAGTGAAAGCTGTTACTTGTGAGTCATTGAACAATATTGTTAGGATAATCAATGGAATATCTGCACTTTTGTTGGCATTACTTCCTGGAAATGCGAAAATACTCGAAGGTATTCATGGTTGGGAACTCAGACCGACTTTTCGAGGACCGCGGTTTCCGCGTTGGATGGAGAA TGGCGCGTCGTCTTTCAACCAATTCATCCACGAACTTTCTATGGATTCCGATAACTCAAGCCTCGAGTACTCATCATCGGGAGAAGAAGATATTGATAGATATGAATGCCCTCCGTCTCCGGCATCTCATAGTTCTAGAGCTTCTGAAGCTGCTTTTGCTAGAAACAGTAGGCATCAGATGAACTGGATCCAATATATCTTACTTTGGATTTTACTTCCTGTAAAATTCTTGATGAGGATTCCGCTGCGTCTTCTCCATTTAGCTTATTTTGTGGTGTTAAAAGTACTACATATCTCTAGAGAGAAACGCCCTTCACATTTACATGCATATAGGAGAGTGCAAAGCATCAAGGATCAATTTATCCACCGTGCTACTGATAGGAGACGCGGCATTGTAGAG GATCTTCATCTCGGCATAGAGATATGTATAGAAACTGTCTTTGATGTTGTTCGTAAAGGAGCACATCTTCTTCTATCTCCAACAAAAGCTTTTGGTGCATTATTCAGGTTGTTTTGGTCTCACGAAAGTGGCAATGAAGAATTTCGCTATTCTGCTGAGGATGCATCGACTTCTACATCCACGCTGGGGGACGGAGACCCTGCATCTTCTGAGAGGAAAATCAACTACCAGTCTTTGAATACAGAAGCGCGGACATGTCAGGATGTCATAACAGATCTCGG GTATCCGTACGAAGCTATTCACGTAATTACTGCTGACGGATATATTCTTCTTTTGGAAAGAATACCCAG GCGAGATGCTAAAAAAGCTGTTTTTCTTCAGCATGGTGTTTTTGATTCATCAATGGG TTGGGTATCGAATGGTGTTGTTGGTTCTCCAGCTTTTGCGGCGTATGATCAAG GGTATGATGTATTTCTTGGGAATTTTCGCGGATTGGTTTCCAGAGAACATGTCAACAAGAACATATCATCGCGTCA ATATTGGCAGTACTCTGTCAACGAGCATGCGACCGAGGATATTCCTGCTATGATAGAGAAAATCGATGAAGTGAAAACTGCTGAATTAAAGCTTAGTAAACCTGATATCGAGGAGGAAACCGATGACGATCAGCTTTACAAGCTTTGTGCAATTTCTCATAGTTTAGGAGGAGCTGCTATGATAATGTATATTGTTACGCGAAGGATAGAAGAGAAGCCACATAGGCTTTCAAGATTGATTTTACTATCTCCGGCCGGTTTTCACGATGATTCTAACATAGTTTTTTCTATGGCAGAGATTCTATTAACTATTGCGGCTCCCGTTTTGTCTCATGTTGTGCCTGCGTTTTATATACCTACGCGATTTTTTCGCATGCTTGTGTTTAAGTTAGCTCGGGATCTTCATAACCTACCTGCAGTTGGAGGATTAGTTCAAACCTTAATGAGTTATGTTGTTGGTGGAGATAGCTCAAATTGGGTCGGAGTTTTAGGACTACCGCACTACAACATGAACGACATGCCGGGCGTGTCTTTTCGTGTTGCTCTCCATCTTGCACAGATTAAACGTGTTGGAAGGTTTAGAATGTTCGATTACGGAAGTGCCTCTGCCAATAGACAAGTGTACGGTTCGCCCGAGCCTCTGGACTTAGGTAAACACTACGGACTCATCGACATTCCTGTTGATCTTGTTTCTGGACATAAAGACAAAGTTATAAGACCTTCAATGGTAAAGAGACACTATAGATTGATGAAAAATGCTGGCGTAAATGTTTCGTATAACGAATTTGAATATGCGCATTTGGACTTCACGTTCTCGCACCGGGAAGAACTCTTGTCATATGTTATGTCACGCATGTTGCTCGTTGATCAAAACTCAAAGTATCATCGCGACTAG